A genomic window from Sphingomonas taxi includes:
- a CDS encoding aldose epimerase family protein, producing MLLLLLVAATAPTPADPTITLRNGKGMAVRLIPQGAIVTAIEVPDRTGRVANVVLGYPRAADYRTKIRKNGFGATIGRYAGRIAGARFAIDGRPVSLVANDGANALHGGGPFGFDTADWRLSRRSGGDRATFTLVSADGFQNFPGRLTVTVRYRLAADNALHIDYTARTTRPTALNITNHSYFNLAGEGSGSVFGQWLQLKAAQAIVTDAGGIPTGALAPVADTPMDFRCPRRIGERIASPVLKGRGYNHAWLFDKPVGTLAPVARLIDPASGRTLTIETTEPSVQVYTGGYIDGSDAGPSGHVYQPGDGVALEMQHVSDSPHHPQFPTTILRPGQTYRQTTIWRFGTDGTESPSCR from the coding sequence ATGCTTCTCCTGCTCCTCGTCGCCGCCACCGCGCCGACCCCGGCCGATCCGACGATCACGCTGCGCAACGGCAAGGGGATGGCGGTCCGCCTGATCCCGCAGGGTGCGATCGTGACCGCGATCGAGGTGCCCGACCGGACCGGCCGCGTCGCCAATGTCGTGCTCGGCTATCCCAGGGCCGCGGATTATCGGACCAAGATCCGCAAGAACGGGTTCGGCGCGACGATCGGGCGCTATGCCGGGCGGATCGCCGGCGCGCGCTTCGCGATCGATGGCCGGCCGGTGAGCCTGGTCGCCAACGACGGCGCCAACGCGCTGCATGGCGGCGGCCCGTTCGGCTTCGACACCGCAGACTGGCGCTTGAGCCGCCGATCGGGCGGCGACCGTGCGACCTTTACGTTGGTCAGTGCCGACGGCTTCCAGAATTTTCCGGGCCGCCTGACGGTGACGGTGCGCTACCGGCTCGCCGCCGACAATGCGCTGCACATCGACTATACCGCGCGCACCACCCGGCCGACCGCGCTCAACATCACCAATCACAGCTATTTCAATCTCGCGGGCGAGGGCAGCGGCAGCGTGTTCGGCCAGTGGCTGCAGCTCAAGGCGGCGCAAGCGATCGTCACCGATGCCGGCGGCATCCCGACCGGCGCGCTGGCGCCGGTCGCCGATACGCCGATGGACTTCCGCTGCCCGCGCCGCATCGGCGAGCGGATCGCCAGCCCGGTGCTCAAGGGTCGCGGCTACAATCACGCCTGGCTGTTCGACAAGCCCGTCGGGACGCTCGCGCCGGTGGCGCGGCTGATCGATCCGGCGTCGGGCCGGACGCTGACGATCGAGACGACCGAGCCGTCGGTGCAGGTCTATACCGGCGGCTATATCGACGGCAGCGACGCCGGCCCGAGCGGCCACGTCTACCAGCCCGGCGACGGCGTCGCGCTGGAGATGCAGCACGTCTCCGACAGTCCGCATCATCCGCAATTCCCGACGACGATCCTGCGACCGGGCCAGACCTATCGGCAGACGACGATCTGGCGGTTCGGGACCGACGGCACCGAATCGCCTAGCTGCCGCTGA
- a CDS encoding MFS transporter: MGTTPACDGRTRSALAAAVSPYLLAHFAKSQLWHASTLLFGFFLTEACGLNASAMSLVMAATLALNGVVDAALGVHWRGRMVGLAGAARLQLGATPATCLFFLSFCATPLLGAELRLPWALATLLGFRVAYPFIDVPQNAMVALAPLDEDGRCTLLARRNVASGLASIAVGGCGGPLLIHGHADLPWLAWATTLSLLVCATGWWLARAPVTGVAGPPARRDGDGNGAALRFTTILAALTVMVAASSLFRALEPYYAAYAAGGVGLLLWAGIGGLVSQPAWLACRRRVRTSGALGAAALALLLAALILLGPLRTTAAGVILAGLGFGAGTSGLWLMLWAAMMHRAAAGGATGYVGVFTCVSKLAQAAAMLLLGHVLAGSAYRDTLTDPHSPPSLLIVAALSTLAATCVALALACRHRAASGARLRAAVSGS, from the coding sequence ATGGGGACCACGCCAGCTTGTGATGGCCGGACGCGATCGGCGCTGGCGGCGGCAGTCTCGCCCTATCTGCTCGCGCATTTCGCCAAGAGCCAATTGTGGCATGCCAGCACCTTGCTGTTCGGCTTCTTCCTCACCGAGGCCTGTGGCCTGAACGCTTCGGCGATGAGCCTGGTGATGGCCGCGACGCTCGCGCTCAACGGCGTGGTCGATGCGGCTCTGGGGGTCCACTGGCGCGGGCGGATGGTCGGTCTCGCCGGCGCGGCGCGGTTGCAGCTTGGCGCCACGCCGGCGACCTGCCTGTTCTTCCTGTCGTTCTGCGCGACGCCATTGCTCGGGGCGGAACTGCGGCTGCCGTGGGCGCTGGCGACGTTGCTGGGGTTCCGCGTCGCCTATCCGTTCATCGACGTGCCGCAGAATGCGATGGTCGCGCTGGCGCCGCTCGACGAGGACGGGCGCTGCACGCTGCTCGCGCGGCGCAACGTCGCCTCGGGGCTTGCGAGCATCGCGGTCGGTGGCTGCGGCGGGCCGCTGCTGATCCACGGCCATGCCGATCTGCCGTGGCTGGCGTGGGCGACGACCCTGTCGCTGCTGGTCTGCGCGACCGGCTGGTGGCTGGCCCGCGCGCCGGTCACCGGGGTCGCAGGGCCGCCGGCGCGGCGCGACGGGGACGGTAACGGGGCGGCCCTGCGCTTCACGACGATCCTCGCCGCGTTGACGGTGATGGTGGCGGCGAGTTCGTTGTTCCGCGCGCTCGAGCCGTATTATGCCGCTTATGCCGCGGGGGGTGTCGGGCTGCTGCTGTGGGCGGGGATCGGCGGGCTCGTCAGCCAGCCGGCGTGGCTCGCCTGCCGGCGCCGGGTGCGGACCAGCGGCGCCTTGGGCGCGGCGGCGCTGGCGTTGCTGCTCGCCGCGCTGATCCTGCTCGGCCCGCTGCGGACCACGGCGGCGGGCGTGATCCTCGCCGGGCTCGGCTTCGGTGCGGGGACGAGCGGCCTGTGGCTGATGCTATGGGCGGCGATGATGCACCGCGCTGCGGCGGGCGGCGCGACCGGCTATGTCGGCGTCTTCACCTGCGTGTCGAAGCTGGCGCAGGCGGCAGCGATGCTGCTGCTCGGCCATGTCCTCGCCGGCTCCGCCTATCGCGATACGCTCACCGATCCGCACTCGCCGCCGTCGCTGCTGATCGTCGCGGCGCTTTCGACGCTGGCGGCGACGTGCGTCGCGCTGGCGCTCGCCTGCCGACACCGCGCGGCGTCCGGCGCGAGACTGCGGGCGGCGGTCAGCGGCAGCTAG